Proteins found in one Sphingobium sp. V4 genomic segment:
- a CDS encoding XrtA/PEP-CTERM system amidotransferase, with translation MCGIAGIFHLETAKPVDPARVRAMLDVMPHRGPDGSGIWTAPGVGLGHLRLSIIDLAGGAQPMLTEDESLAVVFNGEIYNFAEVRAELEAKGHVFRTHSDTEVILHGYRQWGEECVTRFNGMFAFALFDARAQSLWLARDRLGVKPLHYALLSDGSLIFGSELKSLLAHPLLRRAPDLSAVEDYMAYGYVPDDACLVAGVRKLGAGETLRLVRGRPLPQPQRYWDVSFADRSKAKPEALEEELVALMRQAVRSRMVADVPLGAFLSGGVDSSSVVALMAEASARAVQTCTIGFDVASLDETGYADRVARRFATDHRNRIVSPDDYGLIDTLAFHFDEPFADASALPTYRVCELAREQVTVALSGDGADEAFAGYRRHRFQMQGERFRSLIPASVRQPLFGTLGKYYPKADWAPRALRAKSTFLELAGEGGEAYAASVGVTPHALRQRLFGQDMKSRLGAYRAEDRYIKAMADAPARDPLDRAQYADIRIWLPGDILTKTDRMSMAVSLEAREPLLDYRLVEFAARLPVTQRIRGNSGKYLMKKAMEPFLPQDILYRQKMGFVTPISAWFRGALAGEATAIAGGSALARTGWFDARMLAKVAADHRSGVSDHGRLLWQLLMLDKALTRLFGV, from the coding sequence ATGTGCGGCATAGCGGGCATCTTCCATCTCGAAACGGCCAAGCCGGTCGATCCCGCGCGGGTCCGCGCCATGCTGGACGTGATGCCGCATCGCGGCCCGGACGGCAGCGGCATCTGGACCGCGCCGGGCGTGGGCCTTGGCCATCTGCGCCTCTCCATCATCGACCTTGCCGGCGGCGCGCAGCCGATGCTGACCGAGGATGAAAGCCTGGCGGTCGTCTTCAACGGCGAAATCTACAATTTCGCGGAAGTGCGCGCCGAGCTGGAGGCCAAGGGCCATGTGTTCCGCACCCACAGCGATACTGAAGTCATCCTCCACGGCTATCGCCAATGGGGCGAGGAGTGCGTCACCCGCTTCAACGGCATGTTCGCCTTCGCCCTGTTCGACGCGCGGGCGCAATCGCTCTGGCTGGCGCGCGATCGCCTGGGGGTCAAGCCGCTCCATTATGCGCTGCTCTCCGATGGCAGCCTGATCTTCGGATCGGAACTCAAAAGCCTGCTCGCTCATCCGCTCCTGCGCCGCGCACCGGATCTTTCGGCGGTCGAGGATTACATGGCCTATGGCTATGTCCCTGACGACGCCTGCCTGGTGGCGGGCGTGCGCAAGCTGGGCGCGGGCGAGACACTTCGCCTGGTGCGCGGTCGCCCTTTGCCGCAGCCGCAACGCTATTGGGACGTCAGCTTCGCCGATCGCAGCAAAGCCAAGCCCGAAGCGCTGGAAGAGGAACTGGTCGCGCTGATGCGCCAGGCGGTCAGGTCGCGCATGGTGGCGGACGTGCCGCTCGGCGCCTTCCTGTCCGGTGGGGTGGACAGCAGCAGCGTCGTCGCGCTGATGGCCGAGGCGTCGGCCCGCGCGGTCCAGACCTGCACCATCGGCTTCGACGTCGCCAGCCTCGACGAGACCGGCTATGCGGACCGCGTCGCCCGCCGCTTCGCCACCGATCATCGCAACCGGATCGTGTCGCCGGACGATTATGGCCTGATCGATACGCTCGCCTTCCATTTCGACGAACCCTTCGCCGACGCCTCCGCGCTGCCGACCTATCGCGTCTGCGAACTGGCGCGCGAACAGGTGACGGTGGCCCTGTCGGGCGACGGCGCGGATGAAGCCTTTGCGGGCTATCGCCGCCACCGCTTCCAGATGCAGGGGGAACGGTTCCGCAGCCTGATCCCCGCGTCGGTGCGCCAGCCGCTGTTCGGCACATTGGGGAAATATTATCCCAAGGCCGACTGGGCGCCCCGCGCGCTGCGCGCCAAGTCGACCTTCCTCGAACTGGCGGGGGAGGGCGGCGAAGCCTATGCCGCCTCGGTCGGCGTGACGCCCCATGCTCTGCGCCAGCGCCTGTTCGGCCAGGACATGAAGAGCCGCCTCGGCGCCTATCGGGCCGAGGACCGCTATATCAAGGCGATGGCTGATGCGCCCGCGCGCGACCCGCTTGACCGGGCGCAATATGCCGATATCCGCATCTGGCTGCCCGGCGACATCCTGACCAAGACCGACCGGATGAGCATGGCCGTCAGCCTGGAGGCGCGCGAGCCCTTGCTCGACTATCGACTGGTCGAGTTCGCCGCACGCCTGCCGGTGACGCAGCGTATTCGCGGCAACAGCGGCAAATATCTGATGAAGAAGGCGATGGAGCCGTTCCTGCCGCAGGATATTCTCTATCGCCAGAAAATGGGCTTCGTGACGCCCATCAGCGCCTGGTTCCGCGGCGCGCTGGCGGGTGAGGCGACCGCGATCGCTGGCGGCTCCGCGCTGGCGAGGACCGGCTGGTTCGATGCCAGGATGCTGGCGAAGGTCGCCGCCGACCATCGGTCCGGCGTATCGGACCATGGCCGGCTGCTCTGGCAATTGCTGATGCTGGACAAGGCGCTGACCCGGTTGTTCGGCGTGTGA
- the xrtA gene encoding exosortase A has translation MSDRTIASDHVPLIALTGWRRHLVALGVVAFAILSLFLNDVWSMVSIWLKASTFGHCLFIPFLIAWLVQQRLGGLRQLQPVAWAPGLLWLGAGAFAWLLGAAAGVAMIRHGALVVMLQGATIALLGPAVARALLFPLFYAFFMVPFGEEIVPPLQLLTARLAMLLLDLSGVPAHMEGIFITTPTGYFEVAEACSGAKFLIAMTAYGALVCNVCFRNWNRRILFMAGALGLSVLANGVRAFATILVAHLTTVDAAVGFDHVVYGWVFFAIVMFLVMAAAWPFFDRRPGDPWFDPRALQREGAGGGPVGKVAGAALALVIAAPLWLAATAATAAALPSVLEMPSVAGWTRTSTPQAYPWIPRFDGADHFVSGRYRNGRGRVVDLAIATYVRQEDQRELVGFGQGAADPDSEWVWSSPARAPADARGEQITAPGPVVRHVVSFYVVGDRAPTGSKATVKLETMKARLLGQDQRAVAILVSAEQGEGHPADSAISAFLTDLGDVRVLADRSIGIR, from the coding sequence ATGAGTGATCGCACCATCGCGTCCGACCATGTGCCGCTCATCGCCCTGACCGGCTGGCGCCGCCATCTGGTCGCGCTGGGCGTGGTGGCGTTCGCCATCCTCTCGCTTTTCCTGAACGATGTCTGGTCGATGGTGTCGATCTGGTTGAAAGCGTCCACCTTCGGCCATTGCCTCTTCATCCCCTTTCTCATCGCCTGGCTGGTGCAGCAACGCCTGGGCGGCCTGCGCCAGTTGCAGCCGGTCGCCTGGGCGCCGGGCCTGCTCTGGCTGGGCGCCGGCGCCTTTGCCTGGCTGCTCGGCGCGGCGGCGGGGGTGGCGATGATCCGCCATGGCGCGCTGGTCGTCATGCTCCAGGGCGCGACCATCGCGCTGCTCGGTCCGGCGGTCGCCCGCGCTTTGCTCTTCCCGCTCTTTTACGCCTTCTTCATGGTCCCCTTCGGCGAGGAGATCGTACCGCCACTGCAATTGCTGACCGCGCGGCTCGCCATGCTGCTGCTCGACCTGTCAGGCGTCCCCGCGCATATGGAGGGCATCTTCATCACCACGCCGACCGGCTATTTCGAGGTCGCTGAAGCTTGCTCCGGCGCGAAATTCCTGATCGCCATGACCGCTTATGGCGCGCTGGTCTGCAATGTCTGCTTCCGCAACTGGAACCGCCGCATCCTTTTCATGGCTGGCGCGCTCGGCCTGTCGGTGCTGGCCAATGGCGTCCGCGCCTTCGCCACCATTCTCGTGGCGCACCTGACCACGGTCGATGCCGCTGTCGGCTTCGACCATGTCGTTTATGGCTGGGTCTTCTTCGCGATCGTCATGTTCCTCGTCATGGCGGCCGCCTGGCCCTTTTTCGACCGCAGGCCCGGCGACCCCTGGTTCGATCCGCGCGCTCTACAGCGCGAAGGCGCGGGCGGCGGCCCGGTGGGCAAGGTGGCGGGCGCAGCGCTGGCGCTCGTGATCGCCGCGCCGCTCTGGCTCGCCGCCACCGCCGCGACCGCTGCCGCGTTGCCGTCGGTGCTGGAAATGCCGTCCGTCGCGGGCTGGACCCGCACCAGCACGCCGCAGGCCTATCCGTGGATACCCCGCTTCGACGGGGCGGATCATTTCGTGAGCGGCCGCTATCGCAATGGCCGCGGGCGGGTGGTGGATCTCGCCATCGCCACTTATGTCCGGCAGGAGGACCAGCGCGAACTGGTCGGCTTCGGCCAGGGCGCGGCTGATCCCGACAGCGAATGGGTCTGGTCCTCGCCCGCTCGCGCGCCCGCCGACGCGCGTGGCGAGCAGATCACCGCGCCCGGCCCGGTGGTGCGCCATGTGGTGAGCTTCTACGTCGTGGGCGATCGGGCGCCGACCGGCAGCAAGGCAACGGTCAAGCTGGAAACGATGAAGGCCCGGCTGCTGGGACAGGACCAGCGCGCCGTTGCCATCCTCGTCTCGGCGGAACAGGGGGAAGGTCACCCTGCTGACTCCGCCATATCCGCCTTCCTGACCGATCTGGGCGACGTGCGGGTTTTGGCTGACCGCAGCATCGGTATCCGCTAG
- a CDS encoding TIGR03087 family PEP-CTERM/XrtA system glycosyltransferase, producing MSGDILFLCHRIPFPPDRGDKIRSCHLLKRLAQVAPVHVGCFADDDRDMGFAGELAQVAASQCVLMRDRSRVVAGLTGLARRQSLLIALFDHPGLHQWVARTLAERPVRAVFAYSAQMAHFVPVLPAHIPLMMDFVDFDSAKYAAYGAQGSGPMAWINRREGRRLFDFEQRTARRAAISSFVSEAEAQMFRAATGLDRGRVVAIENGVTLDYFDPAADFSPIDAGQGPLLVFTGQMDYRPNVEAVESFARETLPAIRAAHPDARFAIVGRNPVKSVQALADLPGVIVTGGVPDVRGWLAAADVVVAPLRIARGIQNKVLEAMAMARPVVASSQAAEGIDATHGAHLLVADDPAKEAESIIALLADPARAAALGQAARARMEQRYRWSATLDRLPDLLLGGAPVA from the coding sequence GTGAGCGGAGACATTCTTTTCCTCTGCCACCGCATTCCCTTTCCGCCGGACCGGGGCGACAAGATCCGCTCCTGTCATCTGCTGAAACGTCTGGCGCAGGTGGCGCCCGTCCATGTCGGCTGTTTCGCCGACGATGATCGCGACATGGGCTTTGCCGGTGAACTGGCGCAGGTCGCCGCCAGCCAGTGCGTGCTGATGCGCGACCGGTCCAGGGTCGTCGCCGGCCTGACCGGCCTCGCCCGGCGCCAGTCGCTCCTCATCGCATTGTTCGATCATCCCGGCCTGCACCAATGGGTCGCCCGCACGCTCGCGGAACGGCCGGTCCGCGCCGTCTTCGCCTATTCGGCGCAGATGGCGCATTTCGTGCCCGTGCTGCCGGCGCATATCCCGCTGATGATGGATTTCGTAGATTTCGATTCGGCCAAATATGCGGCCTATGGCGCGCAGGGCAGCGGTCCCATGGCCTGGATCAACCGGCGCGAAGGGCGTCGGCTGTTCGATTTCGAGCAACGGACCGCTCGGCGCGCCGCCATATCCAGCTTCGTGAGCGAGGCCGAGGCGCAGATGTTCCGTGCGGCGACGGGCCTCGACCGGGGTCGCGTTGTGGCGATCGAAAATGGCGTCACGCTCGACTATTTCGATCCCGCCGCCGATTTTTCGCCCATCGACGCAGGGCAGGGGCCGCTGCTCGTCTTCACCGGCCAGATGGATTATCGCCCCAATGTCGAGGCGGTGGAAAGTTTCGCCCGCGAAACCCTGCCCGCCATCCGCGCCGCCCATCCCGATGCCCGCTTCGCCATCGTCGGCCGCAACCCGGTCAAGTCGGTGCAGGCGCTTGCCGACCTGCCCGGCGTGATCGTGACCGGCGGCGTGCCCGATGTGCGCGGCTGGCTGGCGGCGGCGGATGTCGTCGTCGCACCGCTGCGGATCGCGCGCGGCATCCAGAACAAGGTGCTCGAAGCCATGGCGATGGCCCGGCCGGTTGTGGCCTCGTCGCAGGCCGCCGAAGGCATAGACGCAACCCATGGCGCGCATCTTCTGGTCGCCGACGATCCCGCGAAGGAAGCCGAAAGCATCATCGCGCTCCTCGCCGACCCGGCCCGCGCGGCGGCGCTCGGGCAAGCGGCAAGGGCGCGGATGGAGCAACGCTATCGCTGGTCCGCGACGCTCGACCGGCTGCCCGATCTGTTGTTGGGCGGGGCTCCGGTCGCATGA